TCCTGGGGCTGCTTCCGGCCGCCGGAGCGAGCGCCGCCGCCGTGAGCGCCGGCCCGCCGCCGGTCGATGTGCCGGCGACCGTTGCCACGCCGCCCGATGCCACGCCGCCCGATGCCCCGCCGGCCGAGGAGGCGGCGGCCCCTCCCTCCACCGACGACATCGCCCGGGCCCGGGCCGATGCCGATCGCCGGGCCGCCGCGACCGCCGCCGTCGAGGGCCGGCTCACCGAGGCCGCCGCCGAACGGGACCGGGCGATCCGCACGGCCGAGCAGGCGGTCGAGGTCTACAACGGTGCCCAGGCGCGGCTTCTCCGGGCCCGGGCCGAGGAGAGCGCCGCGCTCCAGAGGGCCGCCGTCGCGGAACTCGCCCGCTACCAGGCCACCGACGACGCCGCCCGGCTGGCGGCCGAGACCTACCGCCAGGGCGCCACCGCCGAGCTCTCCGCGATCGACGCGCTGTTCGGCGCCCCCGGCCCGCGCGCGGCCGGCGCACAGGCGGCCGTGGTCGGGGTGGTCAGCGGTCGCATCCGGCAGATCCTGGATGCCGCGACCGGCACGGCGGCCGACGCCGCCCGTGCCTCGGCCACCGCCCGGCAGGCCACCGCGGCGGCCGAGCGGGCCGCGGCCGCCGTACGGGCGGCCAGAGACGGCGCGCAGGCGCGTACCCAGGAGCGGCAGAGCGTGGTCGCCGAGCTCGGCCTGCGGCGCGAGCAACTGCTGAGCGAGCTCGCCGCCGCCCGTGACACCACCGTGGATCTGGAACGGCGCCGCCGCGACGCCCTGGAGGAGATCGCCGCCCGCGCGGCCGAGGCCGCCGCCAGGGCGGCGGCGGAGCGGGTCGCCGCCGAACAGGCCGCGGCGGAGCGGGCGGCCGAGGACAGGGCCGCCGCGGACCGTGCGGCGGGCGAAGCGGCGGCGAGCGGCTCGGCGGCGAGCGGGTCGGGGCCCGAGCGCCCCGCCGCCGACCGGGGCGCCGTCGCCCCGCAGTCGGGCGGCCCCGGCCGGTGGAGCGCGCAGGGCGCGGAGTCCGCGATCGCCTACGCCCGCTCCCGGATCGGCCTGCCGTACGTCTGGGGCGGCGAGGGCCCGGCCGGCTACGACTGCTCGGGGCTCACCATGATGGCCTGGCGCTCCGGTGGCCGGGCCCTCACCCACTTCGCGGCCGACCAGTACGCCGAGTCGACCCCGGTGACCTACCGCCGGCTCCGTCCGGGCGACCTGGTGTTCTGGAGCGACACCGGCCGTGCCGCCGACATCTTCCACGTGGCGCTCTACATCGGCGACGACCAGATGATCGAGGCCCCCAGGGAGGGCGCGGCGGTCAAGCAGGCCAGTCTGTGGATCATGGGCACGCCGGACTTCTACGCCCGCCCCTGAGTGGCCCGGTCCGGTTCGCGGACGCCACACCGGCCCGATCCGGGCGCTCCACGGCTGCGGCGCGGCCGGGTTACTCTGCCGGGTTCTCCGTGCGCCCGGGCGGCTTCGTGATCGCCGATTCGGGTGGGAAGGCGCCGGTTCGCGAGTCGGCGGCCGACGCCGAAGTGCGGGGCCCGGCCGTCGATGCCGCCGTTCCGGATCGTAACTCCCTTTGCTGGGAGCTGACTTGCGGTCATCTCGGGTACGGGGATCCGGTGGCTCGCGCCCGCTCTGCGCGGTCGCGCCGCTTGCGATTGGTCCAGACCTATTGACTGCCCTCGCCGCCCCTTCTACGATCCGGTCCGGCACAGCCTCACATGTCCCCCACCTCACCCAGAGCCGGGCGTCACGCCCCCACGCGCTGGTCATGTCCATGGCGCTCGGCGGGAAGGGAGCACAGCATGTTCCGTCGGAGATCACGTACTCCACGTCTGCCCAGCGAGTTCCGTGCCTGTCCGGATCCCGGCCGCCTCGAAGGCGACCGGGCCGGGAGCGAGCCGCTCCGAGCGCCCCGCCCGCAGCGGGCGGCCGTGGAACGCGCGTCGAAGGTGCACCCGACCGGCCCCGCCAAGCGCGGCCCGAGCGTCCTGACGCGCTCCCTCGCCGGGGCGAGCGCCGCCGCCGTCATCGGTGCCGGTCTCGTCGTGGCCGGTTCCGTCACGGCCGGGGCCGTCACCACCAACCTGGTGGCCAACCCCGGATTCGAGACCGGACTCTCCGGTTGGACCTGCACCGGCGGCTCGGGCGTGGCGGTGAGCAGCCCGGTCCACTCCGGCGCCTCCGCGCTCAAGGCCACGCCGACCGGTTCGGACAGCGCCCAGTGCGCCCAGACCATCAGCGTGCAGCCCAACTCCCAGTACACGCTGAGCGCCTACGTCCAGGGCAGCTACGTCTACCTGGGTGCCACCGGAACCGGCATTACCACCGCCCCGTCCACCTGGACGCCGAGCAGCCCGTCGTACAGCCAGCTCAGCGTCGGCTTCACCACCGGTGCGACCACCACCTCGGTGACCGTCTACCTGCACGGCTGGTACGGGCAGCCCGCGTACTACGCGGACGACGTGTCGCTCGCCGGCCCCGGCGGCAGCAGCCCCACGCCGACCACGGCGCCCCCGACGACCACGCCCCCGACCACGGCGCCGCCGACGACCGCGCCCCCGACCACGGCGCCGCCGACGACCGCGCCGCCGACCACGACTCCGCCGGGCGACACCTGCGCCACGAAGCCCAGGCCGTCCGGCAAGGTCCTGCAGGGCTACTGGGAGAACTGGGACGGCGCCGTGAACGGCGTCCACCCCGGCATGGGCTGGACCCCCATCACGGACAGCCGGATCGCCGCGCACGGCTACAACGTCATCAACGCCGCCTTCCCGGTGATCCTCTCGGACGGCACCGTCCTGTGGCAGGACGGTATGGACAGCAACGTCAAGGTCTCGACCCCCGCCGAGATGTGCCAGGCCAAGGCGGCCGGGGCGACGATCCTGATGTCGATCGGCGGAGCCGCCGCAGGCATCGACCTGAGCTCCAGCACCGTCGCCGACCGGTTCGTGGCGACCGTCGTCCCGATCCTCAAGAAGTACAACTTCGACGGGATCGACATCGACATCGAGACCGGCCTGTCCGGAAGCGGCAGCATCAACACCCTGTCCGCCTCCCAGGCCAACCTGGTGCGCATCATCGACGGCGTGCTGGCCCAGATGCCCGCCGGTTTCGGTCTGACGATGGCCCCCGAGACCGCGTACGTCACCGGTGGAAGCGTCAGCTACGGTTCGATCTGGGGCTCCTACCTGCCGATCATCAAGAAGTACGCCGACAACGGGCGCCTGTGGTGGCTGAACATGCAGTACTACAACGGCAGCATGTACGGCTGCTCCGGTGACTCCTACGAGGCCGGTACCGTCCAGGGGTTCACCGCGCAGACCACGTGCCTGAACAACGGTCTGGTCATCCAGGGCACCACGATCAAGGTGCCGTACGACAAGCAGGTGCCCGGACTGCCGGCCCAGTCCGGCGCGGGCGGCGGCTACATGGCGCCGAGCCTGGTCAGCCAGTCGTGGAACGCCTTCGGTGGCGCGCTGAAGGGGCTCATGACGTGGTCGGTCAACTGGGACGGCTCGAAGGGCTGGACCTTCGGCGACAACGTCAAGTCCCTCCAGGGCCGTTGATGTCCCGCTGAGTTCCCGCGCCCCGGTGCGCCGGCTCGCTATGGGTCGATCACCGACCGGAACCACCTCGGTGGGCGGCCCGAGCCCGGGCCGCCCACCGAGGCGCGGGCGGGGGAGGGACGGGGCCCTCGGAGCGCTGGACGTTCCGGGGCCCTGCCTTCCTGCGGGAGGGAGCCGGCGGCACCTGGGCCCGGAGTGCTCTGCTTCGGCCGTAGCCGTAGCCGTAGCCGTAGCCATAGCCGGGGCTGTTGCGGGTCAGGAGCCGCTGCCGGGATCGCTGTCCGGACGGCCCCGTGGCGGCCCCGGCGAAAAGGAGGTGCTGACGCCCACCCCCGGTCGTACGGTGGAGCGATGGGCAACGACGCACAGGACGAGACCCGCGATCCGGGATCCGGCCGACAGCAGGACGGCACCGTGATCCGTGCGATCACCGAGAACGACATCACGGCGTGGGACCGGGCACTGGTCCACGGGTTCCTGCGGCCGTACGTCGAGGACGGCAGTGAGTACCGGCTGCTGACCCTCGAACCCGGGCGCACCCTCGGCGCCTTCGACGCCGGCCGGTGCGTGGCGACCTTCCGCAGCTTCGACACCGAACTGACGGTGCCCGGCGGCGCGACCGTCGAAGCCGACGCGGTCACGGCCGTGACGGTCAGCGCCACCCACCGCCGACGGGGGCTGCTCAGCTCGATGATGACCCGCGACCTCGCCGCCGCACACGAGCGCGGCACGCCCGTGGCCATCCTGATCGCCGCCGAGTACAACATCTACGGCCGGTTCGGCTTCGGCCCGGCGACCCGCGGGCACGGCTGGAACATCGACCTGTTGCGCGCGGGCGGCCTGCGTCAGGGCCTCGCGGTCCCGCACGGCGGCCGGATCGACTTCGCCACCATGGACGAGGTCCGCAGGATCGGCCCCGACCTGCACGACCGCTGGCGGCGCGCCCGGCCCGGCGCGATCGACCGCTCCGAGCTCTGGTGGCGGCTCACGACCGGAGACCTCAAGGCGCCCGGCAGGGAGTGGAAGCAGCCCTTCGTGGCCGTCCACCGGGATGCCGACGGCGCCGTGACCGGTCTGGTCACCTACCGGGTCGACGACCACTGGGACGGCGGCTAC
The sequence above is drawn from the Kitasatospora sp. NBC_00315 genome and encodes:
- a CDS encoding C40 family peptidase, translated to MARRLLPVVLLALTAVLGLLPAAGASAAAVSAGPPPVDVPATVATPPDATPPDAPPAEEAAAPPSTDDIARARADADRRAAATAAVEGRLTEAAAERDRAIRTAEQAVEVYNGAQARLLRARAEESAALQRAAVAELARYQATDDAARLAAETYRQGATAELSAIDALFGAPGPRAAGAQAAVVGVVSGRIRQILDAATGTAADAARASATARQATAAAERAAAAVRAARDGAQARTQERQSVVAELGLRREQLLSELAAARDTTVDLERRRRDALEEIAARAAEAAARAAAERVAAEQAAAERAAEDRAAADRAAGEAAASGSAASGSGPERPAADRGAVAPQSGGPGRWSAQGAESAIAYARSRIGLPYVWGGEGPAGYDCSGLTMMAWRSGGRALTHFAADQYAESTPVTYRRLRPGDLVFWSDTGRAADIFHVALYIGDDQMIEAPREGAAVKQASLWIMGTPDFYARP
- a CDS encoding carbohydrate binding domain-containing protein → MERASKVHPTGPAKRGPSVLTRSLAGASAAAVIGAGLVVAGSVTAGAVTTNLVANPGFETGLSGWTCTGGSGVAVSSPVHSGASALKATPTGSDSAQCAQTISVQPNSQYTLSAYVQGSYVYLGATGTGITTAPSTWTPSSPSYSQLSVGFTTGATTTSVTVYLHGWYGQPAYYADDVSLAGPGGSSPTPTTAPPTTTPPTTAPPTTAPPTTAPPTTAPPTTTPPGDTCATKPRPSGKVLQGYWENWDGAVNGVHPGMGWTPITDSRIAAHGYNVINAAFPVILSDGTVLWQDGMDSNVKVSTPAEMCQAKAAGATILMSIGGAAAGIDLSSSTVADRFVATVVPILKKYNFDGIDIDIETGLSGSGSINTLSASQANLVRIIDGVLAQMPAGFGLTMAPETAYVTGGSVSYGSIWGSYLPIIKKYADNGRLWWLNMQYYNGSMYGCSGDSYEAGTVQGFTAQTTCLNNGLVIQGTTIKVPYDKQVPGLPAQSGAGGGYMAPSLVSQSWNAFGGALKGLMTWSVNWDGSKGWTFGDNVKSLQGR
- a CDS encoding GNAT family N-acetyltransferase, which gives rise to MGNDAQDETRDPGSGRQQDGTVIRAITENDITAWDRALVHGFLRPYVEDGSEYRLLTLEPGRTLGAFDAGRCVATFRSFDTELTVPGGATVEADAVTAVTVSATHRRRGLLSSMMTRDLAAAHERGTPVAILIAAEYNIYGRFGFGPATRGHGWNIDLLRAGGLRQGLAVPHGGRIDFATMDEVRRIGPDLHDRWRRARPGAIDRSELWWRLTTGDLKAPGREWKQPFVAVHRDADGAVTGLVTYRVDDHWDGGYPDCTLTVGDFLALDGATAVALWRFVFSVDWVRRVVVGNIGVDDPLPLLLAEPRAATPGPDNVDFTWLRVLDVEAAFAARTYGAPGRVVLDVTDPAGYADGRWALEVAADGTGRCTATTDEPDLALGASQLGSLYLGGETVPRLAAASLVTELRPGAAAAADLLLRTPLAAWNPDGF